TCGTCCTCCTCAGGCCGGATGGGCCGGGAGGCGTCCTGGATGTCCGTGCGGGACTGGGGGCTGTCGGCGCAGAACTTCTTGAACCCCCCACCGGTTCCGCTGATCCCCACGGTGATGCGCACGTTCCGGCCCTGAGCCGTCTTGCGGAACTCCTCCGCCACCGCGCTCGTCAGCGGCCCCACGGTGCTGGACCCGTCCACCACCACGGTCCCCGGAGGACTGGCGGTGGCGCCCGGCCGGTCCTGGGCCCGGCCCGGCATCCCCGCCACCAGCCCCGTCAGCAGCGCCACCACCCCCACCCACCTGCATCCTCTCTGCCGGCACCCCACAGAGCACCTCCGGATCCACGGGAGAGTGGCCGGGACGCCCCGCACAGGCCGGCCGCCTCTTCTGCCGGGCCGGCGGGATCCCGTCGCCTTGTGACCGGACCGGCGTGTCGGCCGCCCGTCTGGGGGCGCCTCCGGCTATGCGGCCTGACGGTAGCACGCCGACTCCCAAGGCCGGGTGAACGGGACGCCAAGGGCGGGCGAAACCCGTGTGAAGGGCTCCGGGCGAGGCCTGTTCCTGGCGCTGGAACGTCCTGGCGGGAAGCGTGCTCTCCGCAGACCCGTGCGACGCCGGATGGACGGAGGGGGGTGCGCCCGTGTACGCTTCTGACAGCCGACGGCACCGGCACCAGGACCGCCAGCGGACCGGGACGGGCGTGCGGATCGGGCTTGTGGGATGCGTCAAGTCCAAGCGGGCGCAGCCTGCACCCGCCAGGGACCTGTACACATCGCCGCTTTTCCGCGGTGCGAGGCGCTTCGTCGAGCGGACCTGCGACCGGTGGTTCGTCCTCTCCGCCGAGTACGGGCTGGTGGCACCCGAAACGCTGCTCGAGCCGTACGAGCGCACGCTCACCACGGCATCTCCCAGTGAGCGCCGGCAATGGGCTGAGCGCGTCCTCGGTCAGCTGGAGCGCGAGCTGGGGCGGGACCTCTCGCCGTACGTGTTCGAACTCCACGCGGGACGCGCCTATCTCGACCACGGCCTGGTCCGCGGAATCCTGGAGCGCGGAGGCCGGGTGGAACGCCCGCTCCACGGGCTCGGGCTCGGCGCGCGCCTGGCCTTCTACAGGGAGCGGGGGTGCCTGTGAAGGTCGAGATCGTCGAGGTGCGGGACATCGGCTCCTGGTCGTACCGCTGGCCGCACATCCGGGAGCGGTTCGGCCGCTGCTGGGAGATCGTGGCCCGTGTGGACGGCGCGACCCTGCGGCTTCGCCACGCCCAGGGCAGGCGTCGGGCCTATGGCCGGATGCGGGCGCGCACGGTGACGTTTCTGGGCGGCGAGCCGGTGGTGGAGGGCGTCGGCGCCGACGACTATCCCCGCTCGCGGGCGCTCCTCAGCCTGATCACAGGCCCTGACGGGCGCATGGTCCGCCGCCCCGCCGACCTCCCGCCCGGCTACGACGGGTTCCTCCTTGTGGACCTCGCCTCGGAGATCCGGGCGCCCTACACCCGCCACGGCCTGGCAGCGAAGGTCCGGGAAGACGACCTGCACGCGTGGGTGGCCCTCGCCATCCTGCGGGCCCGGGTGCGGTCGGAGCGTCGCTCATCCGGGCCTCCCGAAAGGCCCGCAGAAGGCCGGTCTTCCGCCGCCAGCCGCCGCCCAAAGACCAGAAGCCGGGGTCCGAGGCCGTCCTATGCCCCCGCGCCTCCGGACGTACGGGCGCGGGTCGCGCGGGAGCTGGCCCGCTTCGAAGAGGAGCTCAACGGCCCGCGCCGGCGCGGGCACGTCTCCCTCACCGACGACCCCGCAGCCGACCGGTTCGTCCGGGAGAACCCCCTGGCCTTCCTCCTGGCGGTGATCCTGGATCAGGGCATCCCCTACGGGCGGGCGTGGAGGGCGCCCCTGGAGCTGCGCGGGCGCCTCGGCCACCTCGACCCCGTCCGGATGGCCCGGCATCCCGACGCGGTGGCGGAGGCCATCCGCCGCCGGCCGGCCCTCCACCGCTTCGTGAACACCGTCTCCCGGTGGATCGTGTCGGCCTGCCGGCGGGTGGTGGAGGACTACGGGGGCGACGCCGCGGCGATCTGGACGGGCGCGCCGCCCGCGGACGAACTCGCCCGGCGCCTGCGGACTTTTGAGGGAATCAGCCAGAAGAAGGCAGCGATGGCGGTGATGCTCCTGTGGCGCTCCCTGGGCGTGGAGGTGACCCGCATGGAGCGGTGCGACGTGGCGGTCGACGTCCACGTGCGCCGCGTGTTTCTCCGGACCGGGCTCGCCGGGCGGGACGATCCGGCCGACATCGTCCAGGCGGCGCGAGACCTGTGGCCCGCACTGCCCGCGGCGCTTGACCTCCCGGCCTGGACAGTCGGCACGAGGTGGTGCCACCCGACCGGCCCGGAGTGCGGAGCCTGCAGGCTGGGCACGGTCTGCCCGCGGCTGATTGACCGCGCCCGCGGGGTCACCGGACCGTGAGGGCCGTGCGGCGCCGCTGCACGGTCACACACGACCCGCTGCACCCGACGACGTCCAGTCTGGCTGCCTCACCCTGCCCTCGAGCGGGAAAAGGGTCAGGCCAGGTCCAGGCGGTAGCCGATGCCGCGCACCGCGACGATGCGCACGCCGCCCCGGGCCTCCACCTTCTTGCGCAGCCACCCGATGTGGGTGTCCAGGGTCCGGGTGTCGCCGAAGTAGTCCTCCCCCCACACCTCCCGCAGCAGCCGTTCCCGGCGCACCACCTTGCCCTGGTGGCGGAGCAGCAGGTGCAGCAGGCCGAACTCCTTCGCCGACAGGGCCACCGGCGCCCCGGCCACAGTCACCTCGTGGCGGTCCAGGTCCATCACCAACTGCCCGACCGCCAGCCGCCCCTGGCCGCCGGCCTGGACCAGCAGGGTCTCCATCACGTTGGCGATGTCCTCGCACCGGTCGGTGGCGGCCTCCAGGATCTCGCAGATGTCCTGCCACTTGAGGATCTCCCGGGCCGGCCGCCGGCCAGCGAACAGGGAGCCGATGGCCTGCCGCAGCACGTCGTCGCCGCGATTCTCCAGGCGGTGCAGGGTCCGGGTGTGGGGGAAGAGATCGCGCAGGCGGTCCGGGCGCAGGGCGGCCCGCAGCTCCCGCGCCGACTCCAGCACCACCTCGGCCAGCTCCCGGGCCGCGGGGAGCATCCGACGCACCCGGTGGATGGCCAGGCGGGCCGCCGCCGCCTCGATGGCGTCCAGCACGTCGTCCAGGTAGCCGGTGAGGGCCTTGAGGGCCTCCCGGTCGAGGTGGGTGGGGCGGGAGGTCTGCAGCATCTCAAAGACCTCCCGGGCCACCGCGTCGCCCTTGTGCTCCAGGTCGCGGATGATCTCCCAGGCGTGCTCGACGGGCGTGGTGCCGGACAGGGTGGCCGACAGGACTTCCGCGGCCTGCTGGATGGTGGCCGTCATCTCCTCCAGCAGGGCGAGGTCTGGAGGCGCCACCGCGGTCAGGGCCAGCGGGCGGAGACTGTCACCGTCCATGCAGGGTCAGGATAGCATACGGGCGGCGGACCCGACAGGGCGCGGAGACGCGGCCGATCCCCCGTCATAGCGGTCCTGTCTCGTCGGCCCGCAGGTCCGCCACCACGCCGCCGGTGACGCGCACCAGGTCGGCGGGGGAAATGGGGAAGACGGCATGGGGGGTGCCGGCGGCGGCGTACACGACGTCAAACTGCAGGAGGTCCCGGTCGATGTAGGCTGGCAGCGGCCGGGCGTGCCCCACCGGCGGCACGCCCCCGATGGCAAACCCGGTGACCTCCCGCACCAGGTCGGCTGCGGCCTTCCGCACCACCCCTGCGCCGGCCGCCCGGGCCAGCTTGCCCTCGTCCAGACGGTTGGCGCCCGAGACCAGGGCCAGCACCGGGCGGCCATCGGCCACGAAGAGCAGGGATTTGACAATCTGGGCCACCGTGGTGCCGACGGCGGCGGCGGCCTGGGTTGCGGTGCGCGTCCCCTGGGGAAACTCCAGGATCGAGGCCCGGACTCCCATCTGCTGCAGTGCCGCGCGCACGCGGTCGGGGGCGTCGCTCACGGCGCGGGCTACACCTCCTGCGGCCGCCCGACCAGCACCGGCAGAAGCGGCCGGTAGACCGCCAGGCTGATGGCCGCGTCCAGGGCGTGGTGTGCCACGGTGCCCGCGGCCACGAACAGGCCGGCGGTGTAGCCCGGCCCCAGCCACCACACCACCAGGCCCTCGCCCAGCGCGTGCACCGGCAGAGCCGCCAGCAGGGCGAGCCAGAACGGCCGGCCGCGGCGGATCAGCCACGCCCCCAGCACGCCCCACACGGCGTGGGTGAACGCCCGGGCGCCGATGACGGGATTGAGGGTGATGGTGAAACCCACCGCCGACCCCAATCCCACCATGGCCGCCACCACCGGGCTGACCAGCATGGACAGCATCGACGGCACGTGGGAGGCGAAGGTGGCCGAGTACTGCAGGGCGGGGATGAACAGCTGCAGAGGCGTCCCGCGGAAGGCAAACGGAATCAGCAGCGCCAGGGCGGTCAGCATCCCGCCCACCGCAACGTCCCGGGTGCGCATGCCCCTCCCCTCCTGGGATGATCTCCCTTTCAGCTTACCTCCTCCGGGCGGCCCTCGTAGTCCGCCGCGGCCAGCGGATTGGCCGGGCCCCGCCCCCGCCCCAGGGGCAGGGCGCCCTGGATGGCCGCGGTGACGAACCGTTTGGCCGCGGCCACCGCGGCGGGCGGGTCGGCTCCCCGGGCCAGCCAGGCGGCGATGGCGGCCGAGAAGATGCACCCGGTGCCGTGGGTGTGCGGCGTGCGCGCGCGGGCCGCTGCCAGGCGGTGGGTGCGGAGACCGTCCCAGAGCAGGTCCACCGCCTCGTCGGACTCCTCCAGGTGCCCGCCCTTGACCACGACGTAGCGAGGGCCCAGCGCGCCGATGGCCCGGGCGG
This sequence is a window from Armatimonadota bacterium. Protein-coding genes within it:
- a CDS encoding DUF47 family protein, with the protein product MDGDSLRPLALTAVAPPDLALLEEMTATIQQAAEVLSATLSGTTPVEHAWEIIRDLEHKGDAVAREVFEMLQTSRPTHLDREALKALTGYLDDVLDAIEAAAARLAIHRVRRMLPAARELAEVVLESARELRAALRPDRLRDLFPHTRTLHRLENRGDDVLRQAIGSLFAGRRPAREILKWQDICEILEAATDRCEDIANVMETLLVQAGGQGRLAVGQLVMDLDRHEVTVAGAPVALSAKEFGLLHLLLRHQGKVVRRERLLREVWGEDYFGDTRTLDTHIGWLRKKVEARGGVRIVAVRGIGYRLDLA
- a CDS encoding YbaK/EbsC family protein, with protein sequence MSDAPDRVRAALQQMGVRASILEFPQGTRTATQAAAAVGTTVAQIVKSLLFVADGRPVLALVSGANRLDEGKLARAAGAGVVRKAAADLVREVTGFAIGGVPPVGHARPLPAYIDRDLLQFDVVYAAAGTPHAVFPISPADLVRVTGGVVADLRADETGPL
- a CDS encoding ECF transporter S component, which encodes MRTRDVAVGGMLTALALLIPFAFRGTPLQLFIPALQYSATFASHVPSMLSMLVSPVVAAMVGLGSAVGFTITLNPVIGARAFTHAVWGVLGAWLIRRGRPFWLALLAALPVHALGEGLVVWWLGPGYTAGLFVAAGTVAHHALDAAISLAVYRPLLPVLVGRPQEV